The following proteins come from a genomic window of Pseudomonas sp. WJP1:
- a CDS encoding DUF4426 domain-containing protein has translation MGRLALLLLTACLSVTAMAADAIKGDRKEVFGDTTVHYNTFNSTFLTPDIAKAAELTRSKNQGVINVSVIKDGKPQMAQVSGTVKDLTSQSINLKFRQITEQGAIYYIAQYPVEQQETRTFDIKVQTGDKINTINFNQELFPGE, from the coding sequence ATGGGTCGTCTAGCGCTGTTACTACTCACCGCCTGCCTGAGCGTCACGGCCATGGCCGCTGATGCAATCAAAGGTGATCGCAAGGAAGTCTTTGGCGACACGACGGTGCACTACAACACCTTCAACTCCACCTTCCTGACACCCGACATTGCCAAGGCCGCGGAACTGACACGCAGCAAGAATCAGGGCGTGATCAACGTTTCGGTGATCAAGGATGGCAAGCCGCAGATGGCGCAGGTCAGTGGTACGGTCAAAGACCTGACCAGCCAGAGCATCAACCTGAAATTCCGCCAGATCACCGAACAAGGCGCGATCTACTACATCGCCCAATACCCGGTGGAACAGCAGGAAACCCGCACCTTCGACATCAAGGTGCAGACCGGTGACAAAATCAACACCATCAACTTCAACCAAGAGCTCTTCCCCGGCGAATGA
- the rdgB gene encoding RdgB/HAM1 family non-canonical purine NTP pyrophosphatase yields the protein MINFTQLVLASHNAGKLKELQAMLGESVQLRSIGEFSSVEPEETGLSFVENAILKARNAARISGLPALADDSGLAVDFLGGAPGIYSARYADGKGDAANNAKLLEVLKDVPEAERGAQFVCVLALVRHADDPLPILCEGLWHGRILTQASGEHGFGYDPLFWVPERDCSSAELSPGDKNQISHRARAMDLLRQRLGLK from the coding sequence ATGATCAACTTCACGCAACTCGTACTCGCCAGCCATAACGCCGGCAAACTCAAGGAACTCCAGGCCATGCTCGGCGAGTCGGTGCAACTGCGCTCGATCGGCGAGTTCAGCAGCGTGGAGCCTGAAGAAACCGGCCTGTCGTTCGTCGAGAACGCCATCCTCAAGGCCCGCAATGCCGCGCGCATTTCCGGCTTGCCGGCACTGGCCGACGATTCCGGGTTGGCGGTGGATTTCCTTGGCGGTGCGCCGGGCATCTACTCGGCACGTTATGCCGATGGCAAGGGCGATGCGGCGAACAATGCCAAGTTGCTCGAGGTGTTGAAGGACGTGCCCGAAGCCGAACGTGGCGCACAGTTCGTCTGCGTACTGGCGCTGGTGCGGCACGCCGATGATCCGCTGCCGATTCTTTGCGAAGGCCTGTGGCACGGCCGCATCCTGACCCAGGCCAGCGGCGAACACGGTTTTGGCTACGACCCGCTGTTCTGGGTGCCGGAGCGTGATTGCTCCAGCGCCGAGCTCAGCCCGGGCGACAAGAACCAGATCAGTCACCGCGCCCGTGCAATGGATCTGCTGCGCCAGCGTCTGGGCTTGAAATGA
- the hemW gene encoding radical SAM family heme chaperone HemW, which translates to MTRESSASPLIFGGAAQSPRAALPVLPPLALYIHIPWCVRKCPYCDFNSHTASPVLPEEEYVDALLADLDQDLHAVYGRELSSIFFGGGTPSLFSAQALGRLLKGVEQRIPFASDIEITLEANPGTFEQEKFIAYRALGINRLSIGIQSFQQEKLTALGRIHNGDEAVRAAGMARQAGFDNFNLDLMHGLPDQSLEDALSDLRQAIALKPTHLSWYQLTLEPNTVFWNQPPTLPEDDTLWDIQEAGQALLAEHGYAQYEVSAYAQPGRPARHNLNYWSFGDFIGIGAGAHGKLSHPDGRIIRTWKTRLPKDYLNPKKHFQAGEKALTNEEMPFEFLMNALRLTAGVEARLYPERTGMTLESLAESRREAEQSGLLQVEPSRLAATERGQLFLNDLLQKFLT; encoded by the coding sequence ATGACCCGTGAATCCTCCGCGTCGCCGCTGATCTTCGGCGGCGCCGCACAATCGCCTCGGGCCGCCCTGCCTGTGCTGCCGCCCCTGGCGCTGTACATCCACATCCCGTGGTGCGTACGCAAATGCCCTTATTGCGACTTCAACTCCCACACCGCCAGCCCCGTGCTGCCGGAAGAAGAGTATGTCGACGCGTTGCTGGCTGACCTCGATCAGGACCTGCACGCCGTCTACGGCCGCGAATTGAGCTCGATCTTCTTCGGCGGCGGCACGCCCAGCCTGTTCAGCGCCCAGGCGCTAGGTCGCTTGCTCAAGGGTGTCGAGCAGCGCATTCCTTTCGCCAGCGACATCGAGATCACCCTGGAAGCCAATCCGGGGACCTTCGAACAAGAGAAGTTCATCGCCTACCGGGCACTGGGCATCAATCGCCTGTCGATTGGCATCCAGAGTTTCCAGCAAGAAAAGCTCACTGCCCTGGGTCGCATCCACAACGGTGACGAGGCCGTGCGCGCCGCCGGCATGGCCCGTCAAGCGGGGTTCGATAACTTCAACCTGGACTTGATGCACGGCTTGCCCGATCAGTCGCTCGAAGACGCCCTGAGCGACTTGCGCCAGGCCATCGCCCTGAAGCCGACCCACCTGTCCTGGTATCAGCTGACCCTGGAACCGAACACCGTATTCTGGAACCAGCCGCCGACGCTTCCGGAAGACGACACCCTGTGGGACATTCAGGAAGCCGGGCAGGCGCTTTTGGCCGAACACGGTTATGCCCAGTATGAAGTCTCGGCGTATGCCCAACCGGGTCGTCCGGCGCGACACAACCTCAATTACTGGAGCTTTGGCGACTTCATCGGCATCGGTGCCGGTGCCCACGGCAAGCTCAGCCATCCGGACGGACGCATTATCCGCACCTGGAAGACCCGCTTGCCGAAGGACTACCTGAACCCGAAAAAGCACTTCCAGGCTGGCGAAAAAGCGCTGACCAATGAAGAAATGCCGTTCGAGTTCCTGATGAACGCCCTGCGCCTGACAGCCGGTGTCGAAGCTCGGCTGTATCCGGAACGCACCGGCATGACCCTGGAAAGCCTCGCCGAAAGCCGTCGCGAAGCCGAACAAAGCGGCCTGTTGCAGGTCGAACCGTCACGTCTGGCGGCTACCGAGCGCGGACAACTCTTCCTCAACGACTTGCTGCAGAAATTTCTGACATAA
- a CDS encoding DUF3392 domain-containing protein, which translates to MDLVLDLLATASRWSRSNLSEIALALVGCLLVLFGADFKGWVEQRLGSIAGALRVPLMSLLCMIGSGAALIYATPWIVKGLSQFNNYSLAPVLLVVLVLIGVVADRR; encoded by the coding sequence ATGGATTTGGTACTCGACCTGCTCGCCACCGCGTCTCGCTGGAGCCGCAGCAACCTCTCGGAAATCGCCCTCGCCCTAGTGGGTTGCCTGCTGGTGTTGTTCGGCGCGGATTTCAAGGGCTGGGTCGAGCAACGCCTGGGCAGCATCGCCGGCGCCTTGCGCGTACCGTTGATGTCGCTGCTGTGCATGATCGGCAGCGGTGCGGCGTTGATCTACGCCACGCCATGGATCGTCAAGGGCCTGAGCCAGTTCAACAACTACAGCCTGGCGCCAGTGTTGCTGGTGGTGCTGGTGCTCATCGGCGTAGTCGCCGACCGCCGCTGA
- the trmB gene encoding tRNA (guanosine(46)-N7)-methyltransferase TrmB, producing the protein MTESNDTPIQTEEGDERQHRRIKSFVMRAGRMTEGQQRGLEQGAPLFVLPLADAPVDFDQVFGRSAPRSLEIGFGMGHSLLEMAAAAPEQDFIGVEVHRPGVGALLNGVLTQGLTNLRVYDCDAIEVLNRCVADNSLDRLMLFFPDPWHKSRHHKRRIVQASFAELVRSKLKVGGILHMATDWEPYAEYMLEVMNVAPGYRNLAEDGKCVPRPAERPITKFERRGERLGHGVWDLKFEKQS; encoded by the coding sequence ATGACTGAATCGAACGACACGCCAATCCAGACGGAAGAAGGCGACGAGCGCCAACACCGCCGCATCAAGAGTTTCGTGATGCGCGCCGGGCGCATGACCGAAGGCCAGCAACGTGGCCTGGAGCAGGGCGCGCCGCTGTTCGTGCTGCCCTTGGCCGACGCGCCGGTGGATTTCGACCAGGTCTTCGGCCGCTCGGCCCCGCGTTCGCTGGAGATCGGCTTCGGCATGGGCCATTCGCTGCTGGAAATGGCTGCGGCTGCACCGGAGCAGGATTTCATCGGCGTGGAGGTTCACCGTCCGGGAGTTGGCGCGCTGCTCAATGGCGTGTTGACCCAGGGTTTGACCAACCTGCGGGTCTACGATTGCGACGCCATCGAAGTGCTCAACCGCTGCGTGGCCGATAACAGCCTGGATCGCCTGATGCTGTTTTTCCCGGACCCATGGCACAAGAGCCGTCATCACAAGCGTCGTATCGTTCAGGCATCTTTCGCCGAACTGGTACGGAGCAAGTTGAAGGTCGGCGGTATCCTGCACATGGCCACCGACTGGGAACCGTACGCCGAATACATGCTGGAAGTGATGAACGTTGCCCCGGGTTACCGCAACCTCGCCGAAGACGGCAAGTGCGTACCACGCCCGGCCGAGCGCCCGATCACCAAGTTCGAACGCCGTGGCGAACGTCTTGGGCATGGCGTTTGGGATTTGAAGTTCGAAAAGCAGTCCTAA
- a CDS encoding thiazole synthase, producing MSIVRSDKPFVLAGRTYQSRLLVGTGKYRDMEETRLAIEASGAEIVTFAVRRTNLGQNAGEPNLLDFLSPDRYTFLPNTAGCYDAVEAVRTCRLARELLDGHNLVKLEVLADQKTLFPNVIETLKAAESLVKEGFDVMVYTSDDPIIARQLAEIGCIAVMPLAGLIGSGLGICNPYNLQIILEEAKIPVLVDAGVGTASDATISMELGCDAVLMNSAIAHAQQPIMMAEAMKHAIVAGRLAYLAGRMPKKLYASASSPLDGLIK from the coding sequence ATGAGCATCGTTCGTAGCGACAAGCCTTTCGTCCTGGCCGGTCGTACTTACCAGTCGCGTTTGCTGGTCGGTACCGGCAAGTACCGTGACATGGAAGAAACCCGCCTGGCCATCGAGGCCTCGGGTGCCGAGATCGTCACTTTCGCCGTGCGCCGCACCAACCTCGGCCAGAACGCGGGCGAACCGAACCTGCTGGATTTCCTCTCGCCGGATCGCTACACCTTCCTGCCGAACACCGCCGGTTGCTACGACGCTGTCGAGGCCGTGCGCACCTGCCGCCTGGCCCGTGAGCTGCTCGATGGCCACAACCTGGTGAAACTGGAAGTGCTGGCGGATCAGAAAACCCTGTTCCCCAACGTGATCGAAACCCTCAAGGCCGCCGAATCGCTGGTCAAGGAAGGCTTCGACGTGATGGTCTACACCAGTGATGACCCGATCATTGCCCGTCAGCTGGCGGAAATCGGCTGCATCGCGGTCATGCCGCTGGCCGGCCTGATCGGTTCGGGCCTGGGGATCTGCAACCCGTACAACCTGCAGATCATCCTCGAAGAAGCGAAAATCCCGGTGCTGGTGGATGCCGGTGTCGGCACAGCTTCCGACGCCACCATCTCCATGGAACTGGGCTGTGATGCGGTGCTGATGAACTCGGCCATCGCCCACGCCCAGCAGCCGATCATGATGGCTGAAGCCATGAAACACGCGATCGTCGCAGGCCGCCTGGCCTACCTCGCCGGCCGCATGCCGAAAAAACTCTATGCCAGCGCCTCTTCGCCGCTGGATGGTCTGATCAAGTAA
- the thiS gene encoding sulfur carrier protein ThiS, whose product MRIQLNGESFELPDGETVAALLTRLDLTGRRVAVELNLDIVPRSQHADTALNDGDNVEVVHAIGGG is encoded by the coding sequence ATGCGCATTCAGTTGAACGGCGAATCCTTTGAACTGCCCGACGGTGAAACCGTTGCGGCCCTGCTGACCCGTCTGGACCTGACCGGACGCCGGGTGGCGGTCGAACTCAATCTGGATATCGTCCCGCGCAGCCAGCACGCAGACACTGCGCTGAACGACGGCGACAATGTTGAAGTGGTGCACGCCATCGGCGGCGGCTAG
- a CDS encoding DUF423 domain-containing protein: protein MLRGFLMLAAFFGFTGVGLGAFAAHGLKNRLSAEYLAIFHTGVTYQLVHTLALLGVALLATQIPGRLVTWAGASFAIGIVLFSGSLYVLTLTGVSKLGIVTPFGGLAFLAGWLCLGLAAWRLPLTA, encoded by the coding sequence ATGCTGCGTGGCTTTTTGATGCTGGCCGCTTTTTTCGGCTTCACCGGTGTCGGTCTTGGGGCGTTTGCCGCCCACGGTCTGAAAAACCGCCTGAGCGCCGAATACCTGGCGATTTTCCATACCGGCGTCACCTATCAGCTGGTGCATACCTTGGCTTTGCTAGGCGTGGCGTTGCTGGCTACACAGATTCCCGGTCGCCTCGTGACCTGGGCCGGCGCTTCGTTTGCCATCGGCATCGTGCTGTTCTCCGGCAGCCTGTACGTGCTGACGCTGACGGGTGTCAGCAAGCTGGGCATCGTCACCCCATTCGGTGGCCTGGCCTTCCTCGCAGGCTGGCTTTGCCTGGGTCTCGCCGCCTGGCGCCTGCCGCTGACCGCTTGA
- the mtgA gene encoding monofunctional biosynthetic peptidoglycan transglycosylase — MLRIYFRRFLKAVLWFMGGSVLLVLIFRVVPPPGTALMVERKIESWFDGEPIDLQRTWKPWEEISDDLKVAVIAGEDQKFPEHWGFDVNAIKAALAHNELGGSIRGASTLSQQVSKNLFLWSGRSWLRKGLEAWFTGLIEVFWPKQRILEVYLNSVEWDDGVFGAEAAARHHFGTSAKGLSRQQSSLLAAVLPNPRVWSASHPTAYVARRAGWIRRQMSQLGGDSYLVGLNDSRRAPWSQ, encoded by the coding sequence ATGCTGCGTATCTATTTCCGTCGTTTCCTCAAGGCCGTGCTCTGGTTCATGGGCGGCAGCGTATTGCTGGTGCTGATTTTCCGCGTGGTGCCCCCACCGGGGACGGCCCTGATGGTCGAGCGCAAGATCGAATCCTGGTTCGACGGCGAGCCCATTGACCTGCAGCGCACCTGGAAGCCGTGGGAGGAGATCTCCGACGACCTGAAAGTCGCGGTGATTGCTGGCGAAGACCAGAAATTCCCCGAGCACTGGGGGTTCGACGTAAATGCGATCAAGGCGGCACTGGCCCATAACGAGCTGGGCGGTTCGATTCGCGGCGCCAGCACCCTCAGCCAGCAAGTGTCGAAAAACCTGTTCCTGTGGTCTGGCCGCAGCTGGCTGCGCAAAGGCCTGGAAGCCTGGTTTACCGGGTTGATCGAAGTGTTCTGGCCCAAGCAGCGGATTCTTGAGGTGTATCTCAACAGCGTCGAATGGGACGACGGGGTGTTTGGCGCCGAGGCGGCGGCCAGGCATCACTTTGGTACAAGCGCAAAAGGTCTCAGTCGCCAGCAATCGAGCTTGCTGGCCGCCGTGTTGCCGAACCCGCGAGTATGGAGTGCCAGCCATCCGACCGCTTATGTGGCACGGCGTGCAGGCTGGATTCGGCGGCAGATGAGCCAGCTCGGTGGCGATAGCTATCTGGTGGGGCTCAATGATTCGCGCCGGGCGCCTTGGTCACAATAG
- the rpoH gene encoding RNA polymerase sigma factor RpoH has product MTNSLQPAYALVPGANLEAYVHTVNSIPLLTPEQERELAESLYYEQDLEAARQMVLAHLRFVVHIARSYSGYGLAQADLIQEGNVGLMKAVKRFNPEMGVRLVSFAVHWIKAEIHEFILRNWRIVKVATTKAQRKLFFNLRSQKKRLAWLNNEEVHRVAESLGVEPREVREMESRLTGHDMAFDPAAEADDDSAFQSPANYLEDHRYDPARQLEDADWSDNSNHNLHEALEVLDDRSRDILYQRWLAEEKSTLHDLAQKYNVSAERIRQLEKSAMNKLKLSIAA; this is encoded by the coding sequence ATGACCAATTCTTTGCAGCCTGCATATGCTCTGGTCCCGGGTGCGAACCTGGAGGCCTATGTGCACACCGTCAACAGCATTCCATTGCTGACGCCGGAGCAGGAGCGTGAACTGGCCGAGAGTCTCTATTATGAGCAGGATCTTGAGGCGGCTCGGCAGATGGTGCTCGCCCACCTGCGTTTTGTCGTACATATCGCCCGTAGCTATTCCGGCTACGGTCTGGCTCAGGCTGACCTGATCCAGGAAGGTAACGTCGGCCTGATGAAGGCCGTGAAGCGCTTCAACCCGGAAATGGGCGTGCGCCTGGTGTCCTTTGCCGTGCACTGGATCAAGGCTGAGATCCACGAATTCATCCTGCGTAACTGGCGGATCGTCAAAGTCGCGACCACCAAGGCCCAGCGCAAGCTGTTCTTCAACCTGCGCAGCCAGAAAAAACGCCTGGCCTGGCTGAACAACGAGGAAGTCCATCGTGTGGCGGAAAGCCTCGGGGTCGAGCCGCGGGAAGTGCGCGAGATGGAAAGTCGCCTGACCGGTCACGACATGGCCTTCGACCCGGCTGCTGAAGCCGACGACGACAGCGCCTTCCAGTCGCCGGCCAACTATCTGGAAGACCACCGGTACGACCCGGCCCGTCAACTGGAAGATGCCGACTGGAGCGACAACTCCAACCACAACCTGCACGAAGCGCTGGAAGTGCTGGACGACCGTAGCCGCGACATCCTCTACCAGCGCTGGCTGGCAGAAGAAAAGTCCACGCTGCACGACCTGGCGCAGAAGTACAACGTGTCGGCCGAGCGTATCCGTCAGCTCGAGAAGAGCGCGATGAACAAGCTCAAGTTGTCGATCGCGGCGTAA
- the ftsX gene encoding permease-like cell division protein FtsX translates to MSATRSPKVSERVAPKAADPQPQKKKHDDDDGPDFATLLRAWIESHRASLLDSLRRLGKQPIGSFFTCMVMAVALSLPMGLSLLLSNVERLGGSWQRAAQISLYLQLEASPTDGEALREQIKGIPGVADAEYVGRDQALEEFQQQSGLGEALKELPENPLPGVVLVTPTEVDKPALEALRQKLSELPKVQQAQLDLVWVERLAAILKLGDRFVFGLTVLLVSALLLVIGNTIRLHIENRRTEIEVIKLVGGTDSYVRRPFLYMGALYGFGAGILSWGVLAFGLDWLNDAVVGLAGLYGSDFALAGVPVADGLSLLLGAVLLGYIGAWIAVARHLRELAPK, encoded by the coding sequence ATGAGTGCTACTCGCAGTCCAAAGGTTTCCGAGCGCGTGGCCCCCAAGGCTGCCGACCCGCAACCGCAGAAGAAAAAACACGACGACGATGATGGTCCGGATTTCGCCACGCTGTTGCGCGCCTGGATCGAAAGCCATCGCGCTAGTCTGCTGGACAGCTTGCGCCGGCTGGGCAAACAGCCCATCGGCAGCTTTTTCACCTGCATGGTGATGGCGGTGGCCTTGAGTTTGCCCATGGGCCTGTCACTTTTGCTAAGTAACGTCGAACGCCTCGGCGGTTCCTGGCAGCGTGCGGCGCAGATTTCCCTGTACCTGCAACTCGAGGCCAGCCCGACGGATGGCGAGGCGCTGCGCGAACAGATCAAGGGCATCCCGGGCGTGGCCGATGCCGAATACGTCGGTCGGGATCAGGCGCTGGAAGAGTTCCAGCAGCAGTCGGGCCTGGGCGAAGCGCTCAAGGAACTGCCGGAAAACCCGCTGCCTGGTGTGGTGCTGGTAACGCCGACTGAAGTCGACAAGCCGGCCCTTGAAGCATTAAGACAAAAACTTTCCGAACTGCCCAAGGTACAACAGGCGCAGCTTGATCTAGTCTGGGTCGAGCGTCTGGCAGCCATCCTCAAGCTGGGCGACCGATTTGTCTTCGGTCTGACCGTGCTTCTGGTTTCTGCATTACTTTTGGTGATAGGCAATACCATTCGTCTTCATATTGAAAACCGCCGCACAGAGATAGAAGTGATTAAACTCGTGGGCGGCACTGACAGCTATGTGCGCAGGCCCTTTCTCTATATGGGGGCGCTGTATGGTTTCGGTGCGGGGATTCTTTCCTGGGGCGTATTGGCGTTCGGCCTGGACTGGCTGAACGATGCGGTGGTCGGGTTGGCCGGGTTGTACGGCAGTGATTTCGCACTGGCCGGCGTACCGGTTGCCGACGGTCTGTCTCTCTTGCTTGGCGCGGTGCTGTTGGGTTATATCGGTGCATGGATTGCAGTCGCACGTCATCTCAGGGAGCTGGCGCCGAAGTAG
- the ftsE gene encoding cell division ATP-binding protein FtsE: protein MIRFEQVGKRYPNGHVGLHELSFRVRRGEFLFVTGHSGAGKSTLLRLLLAMERPTSGKLLLAGQDLSTISNAQIPFLRRQIGVVFQNHQLLFDRTVFNNVALPLQILGLSKAEIAKRVDSALERVALSDKTDLYPGDLSTGQQQRVGIARAIVHRPALLLADEPTGNLDPRLAAEIMGVFEDINRLGTSVLIASHDLALIARMRHRMLTLQRGRLIGDGEAGE, encoded by the coding sequence ATGATTCGTTTCGAACAGGTCGGTAAACGCTACCCGAACGGTCACGTCGGCTTGCATGAGCTGAGCTTTCGAGTCCGTCGGGGCGAATTTTTGTTTGTTACAGGTCATTCCGGCGCCGGCAAGAGCACCTTGTTGCGGCTGTTGCTGGCCATGGAGCGCCCGACCAGCGGCAAGCTGCTGCTGGCCGGGCAAGACCTGAGCACCATCAGCAACGCACAGATTCCATTCCTGCGTCGGCAGATCGGCGTGGTGTTCCAGAACCACCAGTTGCTGTTCGATCGCACGGTGTTCAACAACGTGGCGCTGCCGTTGCAGATCCTCGGTCTGTCCAAGGCCGAAATTGCCAAGCGCGTGGACTCGGCCCTGGAGCGCGTGGCGCTGTCGGACAAGACCGATCTGTATCCCGGCGACTTGTCCACCGGCCAGCAACAACGCGTTGGCATCGCCCGCGCCATCGTTCACCGCCCGGCGCTGCTGCTGGCGGACGAACCGACCGGTAACCTCGACCCGCGCCTGGCGGCGGAAATCATGGGTGTGTTCGAAGACATCAATCGCCTGGGCACCAGTGTGCTGATCGCCAGCCACGACCTGGCGCTGATCGCGCGCATGCGCCACCGCATGCTGACACTGCAACGCGGCCGATTGATCGGCGATGGGGAGGCCGGCGAATGA
- the ftsY gene encoding signal recognition particle-docking protein FtsY, translated as MFGSNDDKKTPAAAGEKKSLFGWLRKKPQEPVVEQPQPLPEPTPAPVVNAAEPAPVVLPIAEPVLQPVVETAPEIVAELPLTPVADPWLTLPVAEEPVALVVDDLAPHVTPPIPVQTVSTPEPVQAPVVEPVVAPVVEAAPTPAVAAFVPPVAPIVQAPEPAPAPAPAPAPAPAPIIAPVVAAPVEAPVEPVRTEETKAGFFARLKQGLSKTSASIGEGMASLFLGRKAIDDELLDDLETRLLTADVGVEATSVIIQRLTQKVARKELADADALYKSLQAELAAMLKPVEQPLKITSQNKPFVILVVGVNGAGKTTTIGKLAKKLQLEGKKVMLAAGDTFRAAAVEQLQVWGERNKIPVIAQHTGADSASVIFDAVQAAKARGIDVLIADTAGRLHTKDNLMEELKKVRRVIGKLDADAPHEVLLVLDAGTGQNAINQAKQFNQTVELTGLALTKLDGTAKGGVIFALAKQFGLPIRYIGVGEGIDDLRTFEAEPFVQALFAERERS; from the coding sequence ATGTTTGGTTCCAACGACGACAAGAAGACCCCAGCTGCGGCTGGCGAAAAGAAAAGCCTGTTCGGATGGCTGCGCAAAAAGCCGCAGGAACCCGTCGTCGAACAGCCACAACCACTTCCTGAGCCAACGCCCGCGCCGGTAGTAAATGCTGCCGAACCTGCGCCGGTTGTGTTGCCGATCGCCGAGCCGGTGCTGCAACCGGTCGTCGAGACGGCGCCTGAAATCGTCGCCGAATTGCCGCTGACCCCGGTCGCCGATCCCTGGTTGACCTTGCCGGTGGCGGAAGAGCCGGTGGCGCTGGTCGTAGATGACCTGGCACCGCACGTGACACCGCCGATTCCGGTGCAGACGGTATCTACGCCGGAGCCGGTTCAGGCACCCGTGGTCGAGCCGGTCGTGGCACCGGTCGTCGAGGCAGCACCAACCCCTGCGGTCGCGGCATTTGTGCCGCCGGTTGCGCCGATTGTTCAAGCGCCAGAGCCTGCACCTGCACCTGCACCTGCACCTGCACCTGCACCTGCACCGATTATTGCTCCTGTTGTCGCTGCCCCCGTCGAAGCTCCAGTCGAGCCGGTACGCACCGAAGAAACCAAAGCCGGTTTCTTCGCCCGCCTCAAGCAAGGCCTGTCCAAGACCAGTGCCAGTATCGGCGAAGGCATGGCCAGCCTGTTCCTGGGCAGGAAAGCCATTGATGACGAGCTACTCGATGACCTCGAAACCCGCCTGCTGACGGCCGATGTCGGCGTGGAGGCCACTTCGGTGATCATCCAGCGCCTGACCCAGAAGGTTGCGCGCAAAGAACTGGCCGATGCCGATGCGCTGTACAAATCCCTGCAAGCCGAGCTGGCGGCCATGCTCAAACCCGTTGAGCAGCCGCTGAAAATCACCTCGCAGAACAAGCCTTTCGTGATCCTGGTGGTGGGCGTCAACGGTGCCGGTAAAACCACCACCATTGGCAAGCTGGCGAAGAAACTGCAGCTGGAAGGCAAGAAAGTCATGCTTGCCGCCGGCGACACCTTCCGTGCTGCCGCGGTCGAGCAATTGCAGGTCTGGGGCGAGCGCAACAAGATTCCGGTCATCGCCCAGCACACCGGGGCCGACTCGGCTTCGGTGATCTTCGACGCCGTGCAAGCCGCCAAGGCCCGTGGCATCGATGTGCTGATCGCCGACACCGCCGGTCGCCTGCACACCAAAGACAACCTGATGGAAGAACTGAAAAAGGTTCGCCGGGTGATCGGCAAGCTCGATGCCGACGCGCCGCACGAGGTGTTGCTGGTACTCGATGCCGGCACCGGCCAGAACGCCATCAACCAGGCCAAGCAATTCAACCAGACCGTCGAACTGACCGGCCTGGCGCTGACCAAGCTCGACGGGACCGCCAAGGGCGGGGTGATTTTCGCCCTGGCCAAGCAGTTTGGCCTGCCGATCCGCTACATCGGCGTCGGTGAAGGTATCGACGATTTGCGCACTTTTGAAGCTGAACCCTTTGTCCAGGCACTGTTTGCCGAGCGGGAGCGTTCATGA